Proteins encoded by one window of Xiphophorus couchianus chromosome 13, X_couchianus-1.0, whole genome shotgun sequence:
- the hsf1 gene encoding heat shock factor protein 1 isoform X1, translating into MEFLGVGGGTGGVVVSGGNVPAFLTKLWTLVEDPETDPLICWSPSGTSFHVFDQCRFSKEVLPKFFKHNNMASFIRQLNMYGFRKVVHIEQGGLVKPEKDDTEFQHPFFVRGQEHLLEHIKRKVTNVSSVRQEDVKISTDEVNKILSDVQLMKGKQETIDSRIIAMKHENEALWREVASLRQKHVQQQKVVNKLIHFLVSLVQTNRILGVKRKIPLMLNDSISAHSMPKYSRPLTLEHIQNAAANLLSPDSPLNSGPIISDITEEAPSSPEEALSSPEDAATDWTSLEENRLTFIKEEPSSPEVEECPVLEVEQDSLPANVDTPLSPTTFINSILQEETQLPQVTSSSSSISSSTTTATTTITPAAPPVVVMSPASAGSVQSAPTVKFPASVSSSKSASVPSPANPKQKCQTIARLDRFLPPPPAGGHTPDVWRVLSKHPEKFELSDHVDSIDNSLENLQGILNSQTFTFDPSPLMEFFSSSIPSADFDIESLDNLLSDEAPKESEDRTGKQLVQYTATPLHLTEPVVLGEGDADLPSLLEYETEPLFNSDAAGDDPPDVLLSPSQLDSNL; encoded by the exons ATGGAGTTTCTTGGAGTCGGCGGAGGAACAGGTGGAGTGGTGGTGAGCGGTGGTAACGTCCCGGCCTTTCTTACTAAACTCTGGACCCTTGTGGAAGACCCGGAGACAGACCCTCTGATCTGCTGGAGCCCG AGTGGAACCAGCTTCCATGTTTTCGATCAATGCCGGTTCTCTAAGGAGGTCCTACCAAAGTTcttcaaacacaacaacatgGCCAGCTTTATTCGACAGCTCAACATGT ATGGTTTCCGTAAGGTGGTGCACATCGAGCAGGGTGGCTTGGTGAAACCAGAGAAAGATGACACAGAGTTCCAACATCCATTTTTCGTCAGAGGGCAAGAGCACCTGCTGGAGCACATCAAACGAAAAGTCACCAAC GTGTCATCAGTCCGTCAGGAAGATGTGAAGATCTCGACAGATGAAGTCAACAAAATCCTGAGCGACGTTCAGCTGATGAAGGGAAAACAGGAAACCATCGACTCCAGGATCATTGCCATGAAACA tgagAATGAGGCTTTATGGAGGGAGGTGGCCAGTCTGAGACAGAAAcatgtgcagcagcagaaagtTGTCAACAag CTGATCCATTTTCTGGTGTCTCTTGTCCAGACCAACAGAATCCTGGGAGTCAAGAGGAAGAT ACCCCTGATGCTCAATGACTCTATCTCCGCCCACTCTATGCCGAAGTACAGCCGACCCCTGACGCTGGAGCACATTCAG AACGCAGCCGCCAATCTCCTCTCACCGGATTCACCGCTGAATTCTGGACCGATCATCTCGGACATCACAGAGGAAGCGCCGTCCTCCCCGGAGGAAGCGCTGTCCTCCCCAGAGGACGCAGCCACTGACTGGACCAGCCTGGA AGAGAACCGCTTGACTTTTATCAAAGAGGAGCCAAGCAGTCCCGAGGTGGAGGAGTGTCCTGTTCTGGAGGTGGAGCAGGATTCACTCCCAGCAAACGTTGACACGCCTCTGTCCCCCACCACCTTCATCAACTCTATCCTTCAGGAGGAAACACAGCTGCCGCAggtcacctcctcctcctcctccatctcctcctccaccaccactgCTACCACCACCATCACCCCAGCAG cTCCGCCTGTGGTTGTGATGAGCCCCGCCTCTGCCGGGTCCGTTCAGTCGGCTCCTACCGTCAAATTTCCGGCCTCTGTTTCCAGCTCGAAGTCCGCCTCGGTCCCAAGCCCCGCCAATCctaaacagaaatgtcagacCATCGCCCGACTCGACAG GTTCCTCCCCCCACCGCCTGCAGGTGGACACACACCTGATGTTTGGCGCGTCCTATCGAAACATCCTGAGAA GTTCGAACTCTCCGATCACGTCGACAGTATTGACAACAGTTTAGAAAACCTGCAGGGTATTTTGAACTCTCAAACCTTCACCTTTGACCCGTCTCCCCTCATGGAG TTCTTCAGCTCATCCATTCCCTCTGCAGACTTTGACATCGAAAGTTTGGATAAT CTGCTGTCTGACGAAGCCCCTAAAGAAAGTGAAGACAGAACAG GGAAGCAGCTGGTGCAGTACACCGCCACGCCTCTCCACCTGACTGAGCCGGTGGTCCTGGGGGAAGGCGACGCCGACCTCCCGTCCCTCCTGGAGTACGAAACGGAGCCGCTGTTCAACTCTGATGCGGCTGGCGACGACCCGCCCGACGTCCTGCTGAGCCCCTCCCAACTGGACTCTAACCTCTAA
- the hsf1 gene encoding heat shock factor protein 1 isoform X2 yields MEFLGVGGGTGGVVVSGGNVPAFLTKLWTLVEDPETDPLICWSPSGTSFHVFDQCRFSKEVLPKFFKHNNMASFIRQLNMYGFRKVVHIEQGGLVKPEKDDTEFQHPFFVRGQEHLLEHIKRKVTNVSSVRQEDVKISTDEVNKILSDVQLMKGKQETIDSRIIAMKHENEALWREVASLRQKHVQQQKVVNKLIHFLVSLVQTNRILGVKRKIPLMLNDSISAHSMPKYSRPLTLEHIQNAAANLLSPDSPLNSGPIISDITEEAPSSPEEALSSPEDAATDWTSLEENRLTFIKEEPSSPEVEECPVLEVEQDSLPANVDTPLSPTTFINSILQEETQLPQVTSSSSSISSSTTTATTTITPAAPPVVVMSPASAGSVQSAPTVKFPASVSSSKSASVPSPANPKQKCQTIARLDRFELSDHVDSIDNSLENLQGILNSQTFTFDPSPLMEFFSSSIPSADFDIESLDNLLSDEAPKESEDRTGKQLVQYTATPLHLTEPVVLGEGDADLPSLLEYETEPLFNSDAAGDDPPDVLLSPSQLDSNL; encoded by the exons ATGGAGTTTCTTGGAGTCGGCGGAGGAACAGGTGGAGTGGTGGTGAGCGGTGGTAACGTCCCGGCCTTTCTTACTAAACTCTGGACCCTTGTGGAAGACCCGGAGACAGACCCTCTGATCTGCTGGAGCCCG AGTGGAACCAGCTTCCATGTTTTCGATCAATGCCGGTTCTCTAAGGAGGTCCTACCAAAGTTcttcaaacacaacaacatgGCCAGCTTTATTCGACAGCTCAACATGT ATGGTTTCCGTAAGGTGGTGCACATCGAGCAGGGTGGCTTGGTGAAACCAGAGAAAGATGACACAGAGTTCCAACATCCATTTTTCGTCAGAGGGCAAGAGCACCTGCTGGAGCACATCAAACGAAAAGTCACCAAC GTGTCATCAGTCCGTCAGGAAGATGTGAAGATCTCGACAGATGAAGTCAACAAAATCCTGAGCGACGTTCAGCTGATGAAGGGAAAACAGGAAACCATCGACTCCAGGATCATTGCCATGAAACA tgagAATGAGGCTTTATGGAGGGAGGTGGCCAGTCTGAGACAGAAAcatgtgcagcagcagaaagtTGTCAACAag CTGATCCATTTTCTGGTGTCTCTTGTCCAGACCAACAGAATCCTGGGAGTCAAGAGGAAGAT ACCCCTGATGCTCAATGACTCTATCTCCGCCCACTCTATGCCGAAGTACAGCCGACCCCTGACGCTGGAGCACATTCAG AACGCAGCCGCCAATCTCCTCTCACCGGATTCACCGCTGAATTCTGGACCGATCATCTCGGACATCACAGAGGAAGCGCCGTCCTCCCCGGAGGAAGCGCTGTCCTCCCCAGAGGACGCAGCCACTGACTGGACCAGCCTGGA AGAGAACCGCTTGACTTTTATCAAAGAGGAGCCAAGCAGTCCCGAGGTGGAGGAGTGTCCTGTTCTGGAGGTGGAGCAGGATTCACTCCCAGCAAACGTTGACACGCCTCTGTCCCCCACCACCTTCATCAACTCTATCCTTCAGGAGGAAACACAGCTGCCGCAggtcacctcctcctcctcctccatctcctcctccaccaccactgCTACCACCACCATCACCCCAGCAG cTCCGCCTGTGGTTGTGATGAGCCCCGCCTCTGCCGGGTCCGTTCAGTCGGCTCCTACCGTCAAATTTCCGGCCTCTGTTTCCAGCTCGAAGTCCGCCTCGGTCCCAAGCCCCGCCAATCctaaacagaaatgtcagacCATCGCCCGACTCGACAG GTTCGAACTCTCCGATCACGTCGACAGTATTGACAACAGTTTAGAAAACCTGCAGGGTATTTTGAACTCTCAAACCTTCACCTTTGACCCGTCTCCCCTCATGGAG TTCTTCAGCTCATCCATTCCCTCTGCAGACTTTGACATCGAAAGTTTGGATAAT CTGCTGTCTGACGAAGCCCCTAAAGAAAGTGAAGACAGAACAG GGAAGCAGCTGGTGCAGTACACCGCCACGCCTCTCCACCTGACTGAGCCGGTGGTCCTGGGGGAAGGCGACGCCGACCTCCCGTCCCTCCTGGAGTACGAAACGGAGCCGCTGTTCAACTCTGATGCGGCTGGCGACGACCCGCCCGACGTCCTGCTGAGCCCCTCCCAACTGGACTCTAACCTCTAA